One genomic window of Spiroplasma endosymbiont of Diplazon laetatorius includes the following:
- a CDS encoding carbohydrate kinase translates to MKKIVSIGEVLMDVYSANGTKQAEVGGASFNVACSIAALKNNESYFMGSLGNDEYKNEINSFIEKFNIKTDFIEQSELPTTIAKVTLDENKERFFEFIRNSDADFHLSNFSEDKLKEIDFIHFGSATALLDGDLNESYWDLFNFAKQNKTKFCFDPNFRDKLWTTEAEIKLFIRLCASFLNEASLIKLSDEELLLVTGMIKEENALKSLMKNNPKALICVTRGSKDTMCGWNGEIIYVPTILCEELADTTGAGDAFISSLINEFVTKDINENSTKEEVIEIVSSSNKFANQAVRYLGALTFLDNLN, encoded by the coding sequence ATGAAAAAAATAGTTTCAATAGGTGAAGTGTTGATGGATGTGTATTCAGCAAATGGAACTAAACAAGCTGAAGTTGGAGGAGCAAGTTTTAATGTTGCTTGTTCAATTGCGGCGTTAAAAAATAACGAAAGTTATTTTATGGGAAGTTTAGGAAATGACGAATACAAAAATGAAATCAACTCATTCATAGAAAAATTTAATATTAAAACAGATTTCATTGAGCAATCAGAATTACCGACAACTATTGCTAAGGTTACTTTAGATGAAAATAAAGAAAGATTCTTTGAATTCATTAGAAACAGTGATGCTGATTTTCACTTATCAAACTTTAGTGAAGATAAATTAAAAGAAATTGATTTCATTCACTTTGGAAGTGCAACAGCTTTACTTGATGGAGATTTAAATGAATCTTACTGAGATTTATTTAACTTTGCAAAACAAAATAAAACTAAATTTTGTTTTGATCCAAACTTTAGAGATAAACTTTGAACTACTGAAGCCGAAATTAAATTATTCATAAGATTGTGTGCTTCATTTTTAAATGAAGCTAGTTTAATCAAATTAAGTGATGAAGAATTATTATTAGTTACTGGAATGATTAAAGAAGAAAATGCTTTAAAATCATTAATGAAAAATAATCCTAAAGCTTTAATTTGTGTAACAAGAGGAAGCAAAGATACAATGTGTGGGTGAAATGGTGAAATCATTTACGTGCCAACAATTCTTTGTGAAGAACTTGCAGATACAACTGGAGCTGGAGATGCTTTCATTTCAAGTTTAATTAATGAATTTGTAACAAAAGATATTAATGAAAACTCAACAAAAGAAGAAGTGATTGAAATAGTTTCGTCTTCAAATAAATTTGCTAACCAAGCAGTTAGATATCTTGGTGCATTAACTTTCCTAGATAATTTAAACTAA
- a CDS encoding glycoside hydrolase family 32 protein — protein MKWEKYSLINESHLELIKEYHDKKESDWYNNQFHLSGYAGSTNDPNGLVYFKGQYFVFMQSCPFSIEHWNKSWGLYTTKDFINYTYEGLTLIPSNDYDKNGVFSGSARVNSNGEMEIYYTGNVKFNDVDRTSYTLKALIDLKEKVVTKELLFECDLTKYTGHFRDPIVFEKENKLFMLNGAQTLDKKGVLNVYEFNGETWEFKKDVLVDQGDEQNSYMVECPNYFELDGKQYVFACLEQDFPLSEGSHFVKYREVEVDGEANFKFKTELRKIDLGFDFYAPQVFNNTEDRIIMLGWLGNSKSNPFPPELTTWSNHLTVPRELFVKNDYLYQLPIKELENLRLDEIKSQDNVFNYENGLVEILSNNIENKDFEIKLASENKFIILKNENNKFSINRTQMDYNDEENLPSIINFDNLNVNDVRILVDRSCLEIFINEGQHAISLRFFIKDHNKIITNLNDIKVIQLDSNKYVWNNIMFKNELKEK, from the coding sequence ATGAAGTGAGAAAAATATAGTTTAATAAACGAAAGTCACTTAGAGCTGATCAAAGAATACCATGATAAAAAAGAAAGTGATTGATACAACAATCAATTTCACTTATCTGGTTATGCAGGTTCTACAAATGATCCAAATGGTTTAGTATACTTCAAAGGACAATATTTTGTATTTATGCAAAGTTGTCCTTTTAGTATAGAACACTGAAATAAATCATGAGGACTTTATACAACAAAAGATTTTATTAATTATACTTATGAAGGTTTAACTTTAATTCCATCAAATGACTATGATAAAAATGGTGTATTTTCTGGAAGTGCAAGAGTTAATTCAAATGGTGAAATGGAAATCTATTACACAGGAAATGTTAAATTTAATGATGTTGATAGAACAAGTTATACACTAAAAGCTTTAATTGATTTAAAAGAAAAAGTTGTAACAAAAGAATTATTATTCGAATGTGACTTAACAAAATACACAGGACACTTTAGAGATCCTATTGTATTTGAAAAAGAAAACAAATTATTTATGTTAAATGGAGCACAAACTTTAGACAAAAAAGGAGTGCTTAATGTTTATGAATTCAATGGTGAAACATGAGAATTCAAAAAAGATGTTTTAGTTGATCAAGGTGATGAACAAAACTCTTATATGGTTGAATGTCCAAACTACTTTGAATTAGATGGTAAGCAATATGTTTTTGCTTGTCTTGAACAAGACTTTCCTTTAAGTGAAGGAAGTCACTTTGTAAAGTACAGAGAAGTTGAAGTTGATGGTGAAGCTAACTTTAAATTTAAAACTGAATTAAGAAAAATTGATTTAGGTTTTGATTTTTATGCTCCACAAGTTTTCAACAATACAGAAGATAGAATTATTATGTTGGGTTGATTAGGAAACTCAAAATCAAATCCTTTTCCACCCGAACTAACAACTTGAAGTAATCACTTAACAGTTCCAAGAGAATTGTTTGTTAAAAATGATTACCTATATCAATTACCAATTAAAGAATTAGAAAACTTGAGATTAGATGAAATTAAATCTCAAGATAATGTTTTCAATTATGAAAATGGTTTAGTTGAAATTTTATCAAACAACATTGAAAACAAAGACTTTGAAATTAAATTAGCAAGTGAAAACAAATTTATCATTTTAAAAAATGAAAATAATAAATTTTCAATCAACAGAACACAAATGGACTACAATGATGAAGAAAACTTACCTTCAATAATTAACTTTGATAACTTAAACGTTAATGATGTTAGAATATTAGTAGACAGAAGTTGTTTAGAAATATTTATCAACGAAGGTCAACATGCAATATCATTGAGATTCTTTATTAAAGATCACAACAAGATTATTACAAATTTAAATGACATAAAAGTTATTCAATTAGATTCAAACAAATATGTTTGAAACAATATTATGTTTAAAAATGAATTAAAGGAAAAATAA
- a CDS encoding PTS transporter subunit EIIC encodes MAKVNYAQEAQRFVEAVGKDNIDSYLHCVTRLRFNVIDKDKVNIDAIKESPIAKGTNWSSTQLQIILGTGVVEAVYAEVQKILEVKTTSVANSSDSSKGESFEEFAMKAKASKEAFRNKGGKFAWVQLSMKTLGDIFLPIIPAIVAAGLAMGFAALLKTIITQTGGSVDENLLLWRIVNIVTKTAFDSLAVLVCWSTVKRFGGNPVLGIIIGLMLVSPLLPNKGDITTWNAQLEFIKNNVPDGGMVGGIQWSTPGDLLNPDNNAWIQEWIKNTDKNPIGETKPLYLLFIPITGYQGSVLPALIIGIGVAYLEKWIKTWMPKSVNIIFTPFLTILISLLIALFALGPILLMVEQGVLIGTQAVLKIPFGLGTGLIAGLLQAIVITGCHQVLQGLEMQLVIDGQIKGDGSIFNAIWTASIISQGGAAMAVALKTKSKQEKNLGMSSAVSTMFGITEPAIFGVNLPKIKPFIYASIGGFAGGLFAGILNVRCQGMGVTVIPGLLLYTDSVRNLLLIILVNAISFGSAFALTFFFYWEAGRKVTQKQIDAYATKVVNAQIDFKKFKKQTDVKNHEEKVKAFETKLEKMKANEEKLKEDKVKYEAYVEEVKVLRAKEKDEKEKLQAEKAKAKEAKLKEK; translated from the coding sequence ATGGCAAAAGTAAATTATGCTCAAGAAGCACAAAGATTTGTCGAAGCAGTTGGTAAAGACAATATTGATTCATACTTACACTGTGTTACTAGATTACGTTTTAATGTAATTGATAAAGACAAAGTAAATATTGATGCAATTAAAGAGTCTCCAATTGCTAAAGGAACTAACTGAAGTTCAACTCAACTACAAATTATCTTAGGTACAGGTGTAGTTGAAGCTGTTTATGCAGAAGTTCAAAAAATATTAGAAGTTAAAACAACTTCAGTTGCAAATTCTTCAGATTCATCAAAAGGTGAATCATTTGAAGAATTTGCAATGAAAGCAAAAGCAAGTAAAGAAGCATTTAGAAATAAAGGTGGAAAATTTGCTTGAGTACAATTAAGTATGAAAACATTGGGAGATATTTTCTTACCAATTATTCCTGCTATTGTTGCAGCTGGTCTTGCAATGGGGTTTGCTGCATTATTAAAAACAATTATTACACAAACTGGTGGAAGTGTTGATGAAAACCTTTTACTTTGAAGAATTGTAAATATTGTAACTAAAACAGCATTCGATTCACTAGCTGTATTGGTGTGTTGATCTACTGTTAAGAGATTTGGAGGAAATCCAGTCTTAGGTATTATTATAGGTTTAATGTTAGTTTCACCGTTATTACCAAATAAAGGTGATATTACAACATGAAATGCTCAATTAGAATTCATTAAGAATAATGTTCCTGATGGAGGTATGGTTGGTGGAATTCAATGATCAACACCTGGGGATCTTTTAAATCCGGATAATAATGCATGAATTCAAGAATGAATAAAAAATACAGATAAAAATCCAATTGGTGAAACAAAACCATTATACTTATTGTTTATCCCAATAACAGGTTACCAAGGTTCTGTTTTACCAGCTTTAATAATAGGTATTGGTGTGGCTTATTTAGAAAAATGAATTAAAACATGAATGCCAAAATCTGTAAATATTATATTTACTCCATTCTTAACAATATTAATTTCTCTATTGATAGCTTTATTTGCTTTAGGACCAATTTTATTAATGGTTGAACAGGGAGTTTTAATAGGAACACAAGCGGTGTTGAAAATACCATTTGGTTTAGGAACCGGATTAATAGCGGGGTTATTACAAGCTATTGTTATTACTGGTTGTCATCAAGTGTTACAAGGTTTAGAAATGCAATTAGTAATTGATGGTCAAATAAAAGGTGATGGATCAATATTTAATGCAATTTGAACTGCATCAATTATTTCTCAAGGTGGAGCTGCAATGGCTGTTGCTTTAAAAACAAAATCAAAACAAGAAAAAAACTTAGGAATGTCTTCTGCTGTATCAACTATGTTTGGTATTACAGAACCAGCAATTTTTGGAGTTAACCTACCAAAAATTAAACCATTCATTTATGCTTCGATCGGAGGATTTGCTGGTGGATTATTTGCTGGTATTTTAAATGTTAGATGTCAAGGAATGGGTGTTACTGTAATTCCTGGTCTACTACTATACACAGATAGTGTAAGAAACTTATTATTAATCATCTTAGTAAATGCTATTTCATTTGGATCAGCATTTGCATTAACATTCTTCTTCTACTGAGAAGCTGGAAGAAAAGTTACTCAAAAACAAATTGATGCTTATGCAACTAAAGTTGTTAATGCACAAATTGACTTTAAAAAATTTAAAAAACAAACTGATGTTAAAAATCATGAAGAAAAAGTAAAAGCATTTGAAACTAAATTAGAAAAAATGAAAGCTAACGAAGAAAAACTTAAAGAAGATAAAGTTAAATATGAAGCTTACGTTGAAGAAGTTAAAGTTTTAAGAGCAAAAGAAAAAGACGAAAAAGAAAAATTACAAGCTGAAAAAGCTAAAGCTAAAGAAGCTAAACTAAAAGAAAAATAA
- a CDS encoding GntR family transcriptional regulator, whose protein sequence is MNKKWEIVFDYLMYLIRENKVLPGEVLPSQNMLKTKFKYSEQPIRIAFNKLIELQIVKSVNGKGFVVQDKASNNLLFSFRELFPGSSSIYSEITEITCDKELMKKSGYLTGSKLFKFRCIRRTQEGELILFQESLVPKDKFKNLSTDILNQFGLLHFIENNTNSIVSHSSKKISFITDAKSYLKDFNLELEDMDGLILDEGRVYDIFGEVLEYRKSYYQPRFFSWDFIEWRK, encoded by the coding sequence ATGAATAAAAAATGAGAGATAGTTTTTGATTATTTGATGTATTTAATAAGGGAAAATAAAGTACTTCCAGGAGAAGTGCTTCCTAGTCAAAATATGTTGAAAACCAAATTTAAATATTCAGAACAACCCATAAGAATAGCTTTCAATAAACTAATTGAATTACAGATTGTTAAATCTGTAAATGGTAAAGGTTTTGTTGTTCAAGACAAAGCCTCAAATAACTTATTATTTAGTTTTAGAGAACTATTCCCTGGATCATCAAGTATTTATAGTGAAATAACTGAAATTACTTGCGATAAAGAATTGATGAAAAAAAGTGGATATTTAACAGGTAGTAAACTATTTAAATTTAGATGTATTAGAAGAACACAAGAGGGTGAACTTATCTTGTTCCAAGAAAGTTTAGTGCCTAAAGATAAGTTTAAAAACTTATCAACTGATATTCTTAACCAATTTGGACTACTACATTTTATCGAAAATAACACCAATTCAATAGTTAGTCACTCATCAAAGAAAATATCATTTATTACTGATGCTAAATCTTATTTAAAAGATTTTAACTTAGAGTTAGAAGATATGGATGGATTAATTCTAGATGAAGGTAGAGTTTATGATATATTCGGAGAAGTATTAGAATATAGAAAAAGCTATTACCAACCAAGATTTTTCTCTTGAGACTTTATTGAATGAAGAAAATAG
- a CDS encoding SDR family oxidoreductase, giving the protein MKNKVWFITGASQGFGLIFVKKLLEQGHCVVATSRSPEKIVEQVGENDCLMAIKVDLSNQKELDEAMKLCVDKFGSIDILLNNAGYGQLWTFEETTEEEIRKCFEVNFFGTLNATRAALPYMRKQQYGHIFTTSSVWGYVGDPYISTYAAVKFATDGWTEALSHELLGLNIGVSCIKPGGFRTNFLESTSMVTGEDKISDYKEARDKYFDGLAKFNKQQDGDPEKYCDFIINLTNKDSKPPLHIFTGRDAYKKAEDKIASVRKDMEELQQEATNLHVQ; this is encoded by the coding sequence ATGAAAAACAAAGTGTGATTTATAACTGGAGCCAGTCAAGGTTTTGGTTTAATTTTTGTTAAAAAACTACTAGAACAAGGACATTGTGTTGTTGCTACAAGTAGAAGTCCTGAAAAAATAGTTGAACAAGTCGGGGAAAATGATTGCTTAATGGCAATCAAAGTTGATTTATCTAATCAAAAAGAATTAGATGAAGCAATGAAGCTTTGTGTTGATAAGTTCGGATCAATTGATATCTTATTAAACAATGCAGGATATGGACAACTTTGAACTTTTGAAGAAACAACTGAAGAAGAAATAAGAAAATGTTTTGAAGTTAACTTCTTTGGTACATTAAACGCTACTCGCGCTGCATTACCATATATGAGAAAACAACAATATGGACATATCTTTACTACTTCATCAGTTTGAGGATATGTTGGAGACCCTTACATTTCAACTTATGCAGCTGTAAAATTTGCAACTGATGGTTGAACTGAAGCTTTAAGTCATGAACTTTTAGGTTTAAACATTGGAGTTAGTTGTATAAAACCTGGTGGTTTTAGAACAAACTTCTTAGAATCTACTTCAATGGTAACTGGAGAAGATAAAATTTCAGATTACAAAGAAGCAAGAGACAAATACTTTGATGGATTGGCTAAATTCAACAAACAACAAGACGGAGATCCAGAAAAATATTGTGACTTTATTATTAACTTAACTAATAAAGATAGCAAACCTCCATTACACATCTTTACAGGTAGAGATGCTTACAAAAAAGCAGAAGATAAAATCGCTTCTGTAAGAAAAGATATGGAAGAACTTCAACAAGAAGCTACAAATTTACACGTACAATAA
- a CDS encoding ABC transporter permease, whose amino-acid sequence MNKVEKQTKFEAKKQISIFNNLSLLLFKSFIKEPKSIVFMLIVPIFFNIMFFFIMGSKYNQVGDTEKYAILFSYTLLPSMTCLTLLTPAVVEWKNSVFLKRIDITGIRKSVFIAALWLVYLTAGIVSFFILMIFNIIFSEILNASSGGNDPTLIQLMGKINWGYFLLAMILITLTSIALATMFGGLFSSSGSSQGVIMMVYFFSIFLSGIMLPPEIFETSKGMIIMTYFIPHKYGVFLFLYATRGWGKGGWDAPFNKHYTQKMEENGILSPDKLIGQDFTTTWQPILGAILILAAIFTITTFTFKWSAKK is encoded by the coding sequence ATGAATAAAGTTGAAAAACAAACTAAATTTGAAGCAAAAAAACAAATCAGTATTTTCAATAACTTATCTTTATTGTTATTTAAATCATTTATAAAAGAACCTAAATCAATAGTGTTTATGTTAATTGTTCCAATATTTTTTAACATAATGTTCTTCTTTATTATGGGAAGTAAATATAATCAAGTTGGGGATACTGAAAAATATGCAATTCTTTTTTCATATACTTTATTGCCATCAATGACATGTTTAACACTTTTAACACCAGCTGTTGTTGAGTGAAAAAACTCAGTATTTTTAAAGAGAATTGATATAACTGGTATCAGAAAGAGTGTGTTTATTGCAGCTTTATGATTAGTTTATCTAACTGCAGGAATAGTTTCATTCTTTATACTAATGATATTTAATATTATTTTTTCAGAAATTCTGAATGCATCAAGTGGAGGCAATGACCCTACTCTAATTCAATTGATGGGAAAAATTAATTGAGGTTATTTCTTATTGGCGATGATTTTAATTACTTTAACTTCAATTGCACTTGCAACAATGTTTGGTGGGCTGTTTAGTTCATCGGGATCAAGTCAAGGTGTTATAATGATGGTTTACTTCTTTAGTATATTCTTGTCAGGTATTATGTTACCTCCAGAAATATTTGAAACAAGCAAGGGAATGATTATCATGACCTACTTTATTCCTCATAAATATGGAGTATTCCTATTTTTATATGCAACAAGAGGCTGAGGTAAAGGGGGATGAGATGCTCCATTCAATAAACACTACACACAAAAAATGGAAGAAAATGGAATTTTATCTCCAGACAAATTAATTGGTCAAGACTTTACAACAACATGACAACCAATTTTAGGAGCAATCTTAATACTTGCAGCAATCTTTACAATAACAACATTTACATTTAAATGAAGTGCTAAAAAATAA
- a CDS encoding ABC transporter ATP-binding protein: protein MQTIIDVKNISKSFGKKIIFKDFSLSINEGQRIALMGANGCGKTTLVEMIAQFNKPDSGEIVINLNNNIKQEIGIQLQEGSWPTGITAQNMLDFYKSVYPKFTKEWEEKLKKVFEIDEFINRPLKKLSGGQRQRFNAMISIMNNPKIIILDELTTGLDMELQFKIIDFFKKNTKEFKQTLLLVSHHPEEVEEMCDRLVIIKDSKVWYDDSVENTIKKHKSVRELMNKFFKGEDK, encoded by the coding sequence ATGCAAACAATCATTGACGTAAAAAATATTTCAAAATCGTTTGGCAAAAAAATTATCTTTAAAGACTTTAGTTTATCAATAAACGAAGGTCAACGAATAGCTTTAATGGGAGCTAATGGATGTGGTAAAACAACATTAGTTGAAATGATAGCTCAATTCAATAAACCTGATTCAGGTGAAATTGTAATTAACTTAAATAACAATATTAAACAAGAAATAGGGATTCAACTACAAGAAGGTAGTTGACCTACAGGGATAACTGCACAAAATATGTTGGATTTCTACAAATCAGTTTATCCGAAATTTACAAAAGAATGAGAAGAGAAGTTAAAAAAAGTCTTTGAAATAGATGAATTCATCAACAGACCACTTAAAAAATTAAGTGGTGGTCAAAGACAAAGATTTAACGCTATGATTTCAATCATGAATAATCCAAAAATCATTATTTTAGATGAGCTTACAACAGGACTTGATATGGAATTACAGTTCAAGATCATTGATTTTTTCAAAAAAAATACAAAAGAATTTAAACAAACATTATTATTAGTTTCTCACCACCCAGAAGAAGTGGAAGAAATGTGTGACAGACTTGTTATTATCAAAGATAGCAAAGTTTGATACGATGACTCAGTTGAAAATACAATTAAAAAACATAAGTCTGTAAGAGAACTTATGAATAAATTTTTTAAAGGAGAAGACAAATAA
- a CDS encoding SDR family oxidoreductase, whose product MKNNVWFITGASQGLGFELVKKLVEQGFKVAATSRTPEKILKTIKSDNLLALKADVTVQSEMDKAVKETVDKFGQLDVLVTNAAYTRLWTFEESSEEDIRKSMDVNFYGAINTVRAALPYFREQKSGHIFITSANWGYAGFPYSTVFGAPKFALDGWAESVSHELKPLGITISSLKNGGFRSDFFRKEIMSGKGQFKEYKFGRDQWFDTLKGFDKKQDGDPVRYADFLIELSKKDNLPLHIFPGRDSNHFAEVKIGRLTADMEAIKEEATNLHVED is encoded by the coding sequence ATGAAAAACAACGTTTGATTTATAACTGGAGCAAGCCAAGGACTTGGTTTTGAATTAGTAAAAAAACTAGTTGAGCAAGGTTTTAAAGTTGCAGCAACTAGTAGAACACCAGAAAAGATTTTAAAAACAATCAAAAGCGATAACTTATTAGCTTTAAAAGCAGATGTAACTGTACAAAGCGAAATGGACAAAGCAGTTAAAGAAACTGTTGATAAATTTGGTCAATTAGATGTTTTAGTTACAAATGCAGCTTACACAAGACTTTGAACATTTGAAGAATCAAGTGAAGAAGATATAAGAAAAAGTATGGATGTTAACTTTTATGGAGCAATCAACACAGTGAGAGCTGCTCTTCCCTACTTTAGAGAACAAAAAAGTGGTCATATCTTTATAACTTCAGCTAACTGAGGTTATGCAGGTTTCCCTTATTCAACAGTATTTGGAGCACCAAAATTTGCTCTTGATGGTTGAGCAGAAAGTGTTAGTCATGAATTAAAACCTTTAGGAATAACAATTTCTAGTTTAAAAAATGGAGGATTTAGAAGTGACTTCTTTAGAAAAGAAATCATGTCAGGAAAAGGTCAATTTAAAGAATATAAATTTGGAAGAGATCAATGATTTGATACTTTAAAAGGCTTTGATAAAAAACAAGATGGAGATCCAGTTAGATATGCTGATTTCTTAATTGAATTATCTAAAAAAGATAATTTACCTTTACATATATTCCCAGGAAGAGATTCAAATCACTTTGCAGAAGTAAAAATTGGTAGATTAACAGCTGATATGGAAGCAATTAAAGAGGAAGCTACAAATTTACACGTAGAAGATTAA
- a CDS encoding Cof-type HAD-IIB family hydrolase, with amino-acid sequence MKEIKKIAATDMDGTIIYEWDNVSEKNKEQLLKFQEESNNSLTIVTGRNYFMADFAAKALEVKLPVICSNGASVIDPHTYEYVAKNHFSKEEIKEIMQRFLGSTVDICISNDFRTHYIKEDDWQEMLRDSKAQIDFSNLPDPQILYKYDNLEHMIEEGLDLDESFPVLVANTTNKEEYELVCKVIKEFDLLALEFPKDEWYRIEMFKKDVTKSWGLNALLDHVNLSKEDIHVFGDEHNDYPMFKDFPHCYAMGNAIEGIKELAKEVIDTVQNAGVGKKLNEMIEEFK; translated from the coding sequence ATGAAAGAAATTAAAAAGATAGCAGCCACAGATATGGATGGCACAATTATCTATGAATGAGATAATGTTAGTGAAAAAAACAAAGAACAGTTATTAAAGTTCCAAGAAGAATCAAACAATAGTTTAACTATTGTAACTGGAAGAAACTATTTTATGGCAGATTTTGCTGCAAAAGCATTAGAAGTTAAGTTGCCAGTTATTTGTTCTAATGGTGCATCAGTTATTGATCCACACACTTATGAATATGTTGCTAAAAATCACTTCTCAAAAGAAGAGATAAAAGAAATTATGCAAAGATTTTTAGGGTCAACTGTTGATATTTGTATATCAAATGACTTTAGAACACACTACATTAAAGAAGATGATTGACAAGAAATGCTAAGAGATAGCAAAGCACAAATAGATTTTTCAAATCTTCCTGATCCTCAAATACTTTATAAATATGATAACTTAGAACATATGATAGAAGAGGGACTTGATCTTGATGAAAGTTTTCCTGTGTTGGTTGCGAACACAACTAATAAAGAAGAATATGAGTTAGTATGTAAAGTTATAAAAGAATTTGATTTATTAGCTTTAGAATTTCCTAAAGATGAATGATATAGAATCGAAATGTTTAAAAAAGATGTAACTAAATCTTGAGGATTAAATGCTTTGTTAGATCATGTAAACTTATCAAAAGAAGATATTCATGTGTTTGGTGATGAACACAATGACTATCCAATGTTTAAAGACTTTCCACATTGTTATGCAATGGGAAATGCAATTGAAGGTATAAAAGAATTGGCAAAAGAAGTTATTGACACAGTACAAAATGCTGGTGTTGGTAAAAAACTTAACGAAATGATAGAAGAATTTAAATAG
- a CDS encoding nitroreductase family protein, producing the protein MTKSLQMLEERISAKRYVEDFKLSDEQKTELLESIRFAPSSFGMEPFRVLMIENKEIREELLPVWWNQVGVTQSSAMLIWVGFREDYLKATHFKEQVERAIPADFENIREMMYGGVDAILPTLEMTRDEWVARQAYISLGTVLNTAQELGLDVCASEGFDQKGIAAILEKHGLINSKDEKVLVGMFVGKVDTNQEFHHAFTKTRRPAEKAYKIVK; encoded by the coding sequence ATGACAAAAAGCTTACAAATGTTAGAAGAACGTATTTCAGCAAAAAGATACGTTGAAGATTTTAAATTAAGTGACGAACAAAAAACAGAATTATTAGAATCAATTAGATTCGCACCAAGTTCATTTGGTATGGAACCTTTTAGAGTTTTAATGATCGAGAATAAAGAAATTAGAGAAGAATTATTACCAGTTTGATGAAATCAAGTTGGTGTAACTCAATCATCTGCAATGTTAATTTGAGTTGGATTTAGAGAAGATTACTTAAAAGCTACTCACTTTAAAGAACAAGTTGAAAGAGCAATTCCAGCTGATTTTGAAAACATTAGAGAAATGATGTATGGAGGAGTTGATGCAATCTTGCCTACTCTTGAAATGACAAGAGATGAATGAGTTGCAAGACAAGCATACATTTCATTAGGAACTGTTTTAAACACAGCACAAGAATTAGGATTAGATGTTTGTGCAAGTGAAGGATTTGACCAAAAAGGAATTGCAGCAATTCTTGAAAAACACGGTTTAATTAATTCTAAAGATGAAAAAGTTTTAGTTGGTATGTTTGTTGGTAAAGTTGATACAAATCAAGAATTCCACCACGCATTTACAAAAACTAGAAGACCTGCTGAAAAAGCTTACAAAATAGTTAAATAA
- the yihA gene encoding ribosome biogenesis GTP-binding protein YihA/YsxC, translating into MIKQAKFITSAANKSGWLKDNIPEVCFIGRSNVGKSTFINALTNQNKLAKTSSTPGKTRLLNFFDINNSQFRIVDAPGYGYARVNHDQKLAFAKMMDEYLTNRDELKFICQLVDMRHPPTKDDVEMYNFFKHHEIKVFIVATKRDKCKKNDIQKNEKIIKKTLDFDPNDRFLSISSTEKSNLDKVYDIFMEMFEMN; encoded by the coding sequence ATGATAAAACAAGCTAAATTTATTACTTCAGCTGCTAACAAAAGTGGTTGATTAAAGGATAACATTCCTGAAGTTTGTTTTATAGGTAGAAGTAATGTAGGAAAATCCACTTTTATTAACGCTTTGACAAACCAAAACAAACTTGCAAAAACATCATCAACTCCAGGTAAAACAAGACTTTTAAACTTCTTTGACATTAATAATAGTCAATTTAGAATAGTTGATGCTCCTGGATATGGTTATGCGAGAGTTAATCATGATCAAAAATTAGCATTTGCTAAAATGATGGATGAATATTTAACAAACAGAGATGAACTAAAATTCATTTGTCAGTTAGTAGATATGCGTCATCCTCCAACAAAAGATGATGTAGAGATGTATAACTTCTTTAAACATCATGAAATTAAAGTCTTTATTGTTGCAACAAAAAGAGATAAGTGTAAGAAAAATGACATTCAAAAAAATGAAAAGATAATTAAAAAAACTTTAGATTTTGATCCAAATGATAGATTCTTATCAATATCTTCAACAGAAAAGAGTAACTTAGATAAAGTTTATGACATTTTTATGGAAATGTTTGAAATGAATTAA